GGATGGATTCATTCGATCGCGGGCTTCCAGCCGCCGAAGAGAGCCAGTTCCATCCATTTCCAGTAACAATCCACGTGTTGGAAGCCGCAGGAACGGAGCATTTCCAGCTGAACGTCCACCGGCGCCAGCTTGTTGGACGGGTCCTCGTCCGCCGGCCCGATCCCGAGCTGATTCAGAAACATGGCGTGTAGCTCCGGGGTCGCCGAGGCGACGTGTTCGAGGTTGCAGAACACGCCTCCGGGTTCGAGCATCTCGAAAATCTCTCGATAGATAGCCGCCTTGCGGGGATGGGTGCAGTGGTGGATGGCGAAACCGGACACGATGGCGTCGAACCGACCAAGTTCGGGCAGCCGCTCGTCGAGGTCGTGGTGGACGATTTCGACGCCGGCGTATTTCGCGAACCGGGTCCGCGCGGCGTCCAACATGGTCGGGGACGCGTCCAGC
The nucleotide sequence above comes from Rhodothermales bacterium. Encoded proteins:
- a CDS encoding class I SAM-dependent methyltransferase, which produces MIQEYARAEYALNYLAKADTIPHRTEGEAVLLSFMPPQAMRILDLGAGDGRLLHLVLLDRPQAEGVALDASPTMLDAARTRFAKYAGVEIVHHDLDERLPELGRFDAIVSGFAIHHCTHPRKAAIYREIFEMLEPGGVFCNLEHVASATPELHAMFLNQLGIGPADEDPSNKLAPVDVQLEMLRSCGFQHVDCYWKWMELALFGGWKPAIE